A window of the Hordeum vulgare subsp. vulgare chromosome 5H, MorexV3_pseudomolecules_assembly, whole genome shotgun sequence genome harbors these coding sequences:
- the LOC123395886 gene encoding uncharacterized protein LOC123395886 translates to MAEGRRLDRRSPGCLEGLFNLLALNQKLQTPKLITYQKHGEGNDNTLRVKIPKPINGIEKEETVQKETNSVSPTAKANMFTWKTLMFRKKTHKKDQKKIESHSNPRVSSPSSSRLMRSSSIHHSKCFEYVVPDELALEYQRMNESSSNETGSSDGAAQSSHQSPRGPILQESRKASGSISGKHSSIEEAPCETIPENLTSENEVSRQKSRDDSTHHSKEFLDFLELFNAHRELFLKILHDPSLLVPPEQQEQEASSSGAVPLSKLESFPRPGGSSGKRNPIFDRSDSEKSRRAEIQRSPSRPKSDLEGAKVISTRMPSGVEASTVSLAESRSLKKAGTTSNRFKAISKKIKHVVKENRKELARITKDGVFHKMPYGQKMAELTKSSSTKKFTQEEKQIRRSYSIAESVDKYSTLYDSISRESRISFERPSTAMEDDAGLRDKSMMPIKRITSLPEMQLYAPQKDALTEFPGSQIVPKTYDVESDRFSSRQNDSFSIVTEGNLYPDYITERTADMYSEQNDEEGAFLGSLEEDLRSILRTPSSSSFGQSFSHRRINSLPSFDRTFFQDHNRSFTEHSVADSEPTFEDMQLEDDEWLVKPSQASGESAANFKNEQWLIRPLQPSGIDATDHEDEEWVVETPRLLGANAAEDEEWLVKPAQPLGADDSNSEFQFIHEFTEQNDAGSLHIYVNDKNEADFQYVKDILKKSGFSCGEADWYASNQPVSPVIFEEAECSCQDLEMTSDEPHSIVRRMLLFDIINEVLMHIYDSSLVNGPWHSRFDPWTRPIPMGSHVLEEVWANVSCYLSLQWKPNKTVDDIVAYDVMRKDSWMNLLYDAECVALDLEDLMVEDLLDDVVLQIVLISIDE, encoded by the exons ATGGCGGAGGGCAGGCGGTTGGATAGGCGGAGCCCAGGCTGCCTCGAGGGCTTGTTCAATTTGCTTGCCCTCAACCAAAAATTGCAAACGCCAAAACTGATTACCTATCAAAAGCAtggagaaggaaatgacaacacACTCA GAGTAAAAATTCCGAAACCCATAAACGGCATAGAAAAAGAAGAGACTGTTCAG AAGGAGACTAACAGCGTTTCTCCAACGGCAAAGGCCAACATGTTTACATGGAAGACACTCATGTTCAGGAAGAAAACACACAAGAAAGATCAAAAGAAGATTGAATCACATTCCAATCCGCGTGTCAGCTCCCCATCGTCATCACGTTTGATGCGCTCCAGCTCGATCCATCATTCAAAATGCTTTGAATATGTGGTTCCTGATGAGTTGGCTTTGGAGTATCAGCGAATGAATGAATCGAGCTCCAATGAGACAGGCTCTAGTGACGGTGCAGCGCAGTCATCACATCAGAGCCCTAGAGGTCCCATTTTACAGGAGTCGCGCAAGGCTTCCGGTAGCATTAGCGGCAAACATAGCTCGATTGAAGAAGCACCCTGTGAGACTATACCTGAGAACCTTACTAGTGAGAATGAGGTCTCTAGGCAGAAAAGCCGTGATGATTCAACACATCACTCGAAGGAGTTCTTGGATTTCCTTGAATTGTTCAATGCACACAGggaactgtttctcaagattcttCATGATCCTTCCTTGTTAGTACCACCTGAACAGCAAGAGCAAGAAGCTTCCTCTAGCGGTGCAGTACCGCTGAGCAAATTAGAATCGTTCCCAAGACCAGGAGGATCATCAGGGAAGCGTAACCCTATATTTGATCGGAGCGACAGTGAGAAAAGCAGAAGGGCAGAAATCCAAAGGTCACCGTCAAGGCCTAAATCTGACCTTGAAGGCGCAAAAGTCATCAGCACAAGAATGCCTTCTGGTGTCGAGGCATCAACAGTTTCTCTTGCAGAATCAAGAAGCCTAAAGAAAGCTGGAACCACTTCAAATCGGTTTAAAGCTATAAGTAAGAAGATCAAACATGTCGTAAAGGAGAACCGGAAAGAGCTTGCTAGAATTACGAAGGACGGAGTTTTTCATAAAATGCCTTATGGCCAAAAAATGGCTGAGTTAACCAAGAGCTCCTCCACGAAGAAATTTACCCAGGAGGAGAAACAAATACGAAGATCATATTCCATTGCAGAATCAGTAGACAAGTACTCGACTCTCTATGATTCAATATCAAGGGAGTCAAGGATTTCCTTCGAAAGACCAAGTACAGCAATGGAAGACGATGCAGGCTTAAGAGACAAGTCGATGATGCCCATCAAAAGAATAACTTCTCTTCCAGAAATGCAATTATATGCTCCTCAAAAAGATGCTCTAACTGAATTTCCTGGTTCTCAGATTGTTCCCAAGACGTATGATGTGGAATCTGATCGGTTTTCTTCACGTCAAAATGATTCCTTCAGTATTGTCACAGAAGGGAACTTGTACCCTGATTATATCACAGAAAGAACAGCAGATATGTACAGTGAACAAAATGACGAAG AAGGTGCTTTCCTTGGTTCCCTGGAAGAAGATTTACGTAGCATTCTCCGAACTCCCAGTTCGTCTTCTTTTGGCCAGTCTTTCTCCCATCGACGCATCAATAGTTTACCTTCTTTTGACCGGACATTTTTTCAAGATCACAACCGCAGTTTTACGGAGCATTCTGTAGCAG ATTCTGAACCGACATTTGAAGATATGCAACTCGAGGATGATGAGTGGTTGGTCAAGCCATCACAGGCTTCTGGGGAATCTGCTGCCAATTTCAAGAACGAGCAGTGGCTAATTAGACCACTGCAACCCTCAGGCATCGATGCTACTGATCATGAGGATGAAGAGTGGGTTGTCGAGACACCACGGCTGCTAGGTGCCAATGCTGCCGAGGATGAAGAGTGGCTGGTGAAGCCGGCACAGCCCTTGGGTGCCGATGATTCGAATTCAGAGTTCCAGTTTATACATGAATTCACCGAACAAAATGATGCAGGTTCCTTGCACATTTATGTCAATGACAAGAATGAGGCCGATTTCCAGTATGTGAAGGATATACTCAAGAAATCCGGGTTCAGCTGTGGCGAGGCCGATTGGTATGCATCCAACCAGCCAGTCAGTCCTGTGATCTTCGAGGAGGCAGAATGCTCTTGTCAGGATCTTGAGATGACGAGCGACGAGCCCCACAGCATCGTCAGGCGCATGCTCCTGTTTGATATCATCAACGAGGTCCTGATGCACATCTACGACTCCTCCCTCGTCAATGGTCCGTGGCATTCGCGCTTCGACCCATGGACCAGGCCGATACCCATGGGGTCCCACGTCCTTGAGGAGGTGTGGGCAAACGTTAGCTGCTACCTGAGCCTTCAGTGGAAACCCAACAAGACGGTGGACGACATTGTGGCGTATGATGTTATGAGGAAGGACAGCTGGATGAACCTGTTGTACGACGCGGAGTGTGTCGCGCTGGACCTGGAGGATCTTATGGTGGAGGACCTTCTGGATGATGTTGTTCTTCAGATAGTATTAATATCTATCGACGAATGA